The Streptomyces armeniacus genomic interval TTCCTGTGGGACGCGCATCACATCTTGCGCAGTGCCCCTTCCCCCGTGGAGGGATTCGTGAAAGCGTTCACATTCACAAGCAACGTACCCGTAGCACGAGGAGAGGTAGCAGCCATGGACTGGCGTCACAACGCCGTTTGCCGCGAGGAAGACCCCGAGCTGTTCTTCCCCATCGGCAACACCGGTCCCGCGCTGCTGCAGATCGAGGAAGCCAAGGCCGTCTGCCGCCGCTGCCCCGTCATGGAGCAGTGCCTGCAGTGGGCGCTGGAGTCCGGTCAGGACTCCGGTGTCTGGGGTGGCCTCAGCGAGGACGAGCGCCGCGCGATGAAGCGCCGCGCCGCCCGCAACCGGGCGCGGAACAACGCCGCGACCGCCTGACTGACCCCCCGACTGCCACCAGCTGCTCTCGACCCGCAGCGCGCAGTGCCCTGATACGCATCGCACATACGCCCTGAGCCCCGGAACGTGACGACGAAAGTCACCGTCCGGGGCTCGCGGTCTGTGCGCCCCCAACAGCCCTTCCGCGAGCGCGGCGGGGCCGGCCCCGGCCCTAAGGCTTCTCGGGTGCCACCGGCAGGTCGAAGATCACGCGGGTGCCCCGCTCCGGCGCCGGCACCATGTCGAACGTGCCGCCCAACTCGCCCTCCACCAGCGTCCGTACGATCTGCAGTCCCAGGTTGCCCGAACTCCGCGCGTCGAAGCCCTCGGGCAGACCGCACCCGTCGTCCTGCACCGTCACCAGCAGCCGTCCCGCCTCGCGGCCCACGTTCCCGCCGCGTACGGCTCCGACCTCGACCGTGCCGAGCGTGTCCGGCCCGAAGCCGTGCTCCAGAGCGTTCTGCAGGACCTCGGTGAGCACCATGGACAGCGGGGTCGCGACCTCGGCGTCGAGGATGCCGAAGCGCCCGGCCCGGCGACTTGTGACCCGGCCCGGCGACAACTCCGCCACCATCGCGAGCAGACGATCGGCGATCTCGTCGAACTCGACGCGCTCGTCCAGTGTCTGGGACAGCGTCTCGTGCACGATCGCGATCGAACCGACCCGCCGTACGGCCTCGTTGAGCGCGTCGCGGCCGCGGTCGGAGTCCATCCGCCGGGCCTGCAGCCGGAGCAGCGCGGCAACCGTCTGCAGATTGTTCTTCACCCGATGGTGGATCTCCCGGATGGTCGCGTCCTTGGTGAGCAGCTCGCGCTCCCGGTGCCGTACCTCCGTGATGTCCCGCAGCAGGACGAGCGAACCGATGCGGGTGCCCTTCGGTTTGAGCGGGATCGCGCGCAACTGCACGACGCAGTCGTTGCCTTCGACCTCCGCCGCACGCGGCGCCCAGCCGCTCGCCAGCTTCACGATCGCCTCGTCCACGGGGCCACGCGACGGCGCCAGTTCGGTGGTGGCCTGGCCCAGATGGAGGCCGACCAGGTCGGCGGCCAGGCCCAGCCGGTGGTACGCGGAGAGCGCGTTGGGGCTGGCGTACTGCACGACGCCCTCGGCGTCCAGCCGGATCAGCCCGTCGCCGACCCTCGGGGAGACATCCGTGTCGCCCTGCTCGCCGGGGAAGGGAAACGATCCGGCAGCGATCATCTGTGCGAGATCGGAGGCGCTCTGAAGGTACGTCAGCTCGAGCCGGCTCGGCGTACGGACGGTGAGCAGGTTGGTGTTGCGGGCGATCACGCCGAGCACCCGTCCCTCACGGCGCACGGGGATCGACTCGACCCGTACGGGCACCTCTTCGCGCCACTCCGGGTCGCCCTCCCGTACGATCCGGCCCTCGTCGTGGGCCGCGTCCAGCAGCGGGCGGCGGCCGCGCGGAACGAGATGCCCGACCATGTCGTCCTGGTACGAGGTGGGGCCGGTATTGGGGCGCATCTGCGCCACGGAGACGTAGCGGGCGCCGTCCAGCGTGGGGACCCACAGGACCAGGTCGGCGAAGGAGAGGTCCGAGAGCAGCTGCCACTCGGACACCAGCAGGTGCAGCCAGTCGAGATCGCGGTCGCTGAGGGCGGTGTGCTGGCGTACGAGGTCGTTCATGGAGGGCACGCGTCGAGCCTACCGGCGGGTGGCGAACAAGAAGTCGCCTCAGCCCATGGACAGCGGCAAAAGGTCTAGTCCACAATGGTTCGCGAAGGGCCGGACACACAACTCCACAGACTCTGCCTTCCCCGCACAGGAAGGCGGAACGAGACTCGCGGCGCTCTCTGCCCTGACCGCGCCTGAGTCTCCGAACTCCGGGCTGCGGTGCCGGACGGGCTGAGGGTCCCGTCCCGGCGCCGCGGCCCGAAGTGATTTCCGGGGCCGCCGGGCTTCAGCTCCGGGGCTGCCTTCCTTCAGGCGCCGCCGGCCTCCGGTCTCTCCGGCCAGGCCCGCATCGCGACGCCGGCCACCGCTTCCAACTCCGCACGGCCCGCGCCGTCCCGCGCCTGCTGGGACATCCCCTGCATC includes:
- a CDS encoding WhiB family transcriptional regulator encodes the protein MDWRHNAVCREEDPELFFPIGNTGPALLQIEEAKAVCRRCPVMEQCLQWALESGQDSGVWGGLSEDERRAMKRRAARNRARNNAATA
- a CDS encoding sensor histidine kinase; this encodes MNDLVRQHTALSDRDLDWLHLLVSEWQLLSDLSFADLVLWVPTLDGARYVSVAQMRPNTGPTSYQDDMVGHLVPRGRRPLLDAAHDEGRIVREGDPEWREEVPVRVESIPVRREGRVLGVIARNTNLLTVRTPSRLELTYLQSASDLAQMIAAGSFPFPGEQGDTDVSPRVGDGLIRLDAEGVVQYASPNALSAYHRLGLAADLVGLHLGQATTELAPSRGPVDEAIVKLASGWAPRAAEVEGNDCVVQLRAIPLKPKGTRIGSLVLLRDITEVRHRERELLTKDATIREIHHRVKNNLQTVAALLRLQARRMDSDRGRDALNEAVRRVGSIAIVHETLSQTLDERVEFDEIADRLLAMVAELSPGRVTSRRAGRFGILDAEVATPLSMVLTEVLQNALEHGFGPDTLGTVEVGAVRGGNVGREAGRLLVTVQDDGCGLPEGFDARSSGNLGLQIVRTLVEGELGGTFDMVPAPERGTRVIFDLPVAPEKP